From Corticium candelabrum chromosome 9, ooCorCand1.1, whole genome shotgun sequence:
CAGTGACAGGTGCTAGGTAGCCAAAGCCCAATGAAGCGGGAGAAGTCGGTGAGGGTAGTTGGAGTATGCGAGCAATTTTGACCATTTTGCTGAATTTGACATGGTTGCAGCCATGTTGTATCCTTTGACGTGCTGCTGAACAGCGGATGTGGTCGTCAAATTTTAGTTTACCAGTCAGCAGAGGTTTATGGCGAGTAGCTGAACGGCTGTTATGAGCTGTTGGGTGATGTGCTACGATGTGAATACAATCGCTACTAGCTGGGTCAGATGTAATTTCAATGTCCTGCAACAAAGTGAACAGAAAGTTCacaactttgtttgctttatattgtctgtccatgtatgCATGTCCAGATAcactactaattactgttagCAGAAAAAGCGTTGGACAGAATTTCTTGTggggacacagacacaaagtaATTTAGACTACTATTCACGTGATTGTCACGTGATGCTTGGGTGGCCACAACTCCGTTTCTAGCGTAACCTGAGCTTCTGTGAAGGCTATCTATTTAATACTGTATGAAGCTTACAACGAGaacagtgtgtgtggtaaGTGGTAAATGACACTTCCTATAGGTGTTGTTTGCAGTAAAAACTCACACTCCATATTTAATACCCTAGTGCCATTACCTGAAGAAAAGCCACAAACTGCACTATTCCCCATCCAAGATGTGCCTTGTCGGGCTCAACCAAAATCAGCTGCAGAGGACTGACAACCAGAAATTGTTTATTTGCTCTGTGATTTAAAACACATCATCAGATAGGTCACTGATGTCCAAAGTGTCTACAAACCTTTCTCCCACCATAACAGTACAGGCAATCAAATCACTGTTATCTGACAAGAAAGACATGCACTGTCAAAAAACAGTTATATATAGTAATTACTGCATCATTACTCAGATCCAGTGTGTCGTTTGAGCTGATGGCTTCATCTCCAGAGATGAGAGGAAGTTCTGTCTCAATTTCGCGAGTCAATGTATGCCATAGTTGCCTCACAATAAAGAAGATCTGCATTGCCTACACAATTCATTTACACAAGAAGTTTTAGTGTCGTTTGCTTTGACTCTTGTATAGCTACTGTGTGGTAAATTAACCATCAACGGTGCATACTGGGTTTTGCACTATCAGGTAGACTACTATACCCATTACTGGTAATGCCATCATTGTACACATAAAGGCAAATGTCTATACTCTTTCCATAACACTATTGCAGGAGAGCAGATAACTGCCTCGAACAAGAGACATATCAAAACTTGAATCTCTCAGGCATATAATATTTGTACATGCTACTACACCAGGATTCGATCACTAGGCTTGTCACACTTATAGTTTGTTGTGGAATTCTTGTATACACATAACTTGCATAACTGGTGTATTTGTATGAGGGAATGGTTTTTGGTACCTGACGGAATGACGAAGACAGTGATAAGGCACATGCAGCTGCTTTGTAAGAATGAGTGTGTCTGAACTTAAACTTAAGTAAGAATGAGCGTGTCTGAACTTACAGAGAAGAAGGGGCAAACTTTGCTTCGACCAAGCATATTTCAATGATTAAAACAACTTATTCTCACTCTTCTCGCACGCTCTACTTCTCCACATGGCAGCCTCTTGTTGAATTCAATGCCTGTCATTGGTGTGCCAGTAGGAGGCAGCAGCATGGAAGCATCCATCATGAGATATTCCACATTTAATGGGTTTGCATCAACAATAACGTTGTTAAATTCGTCTTCAAACATGTCCAGAAAAATGTCATCCTGTGCTCCCTACATGATAAACCACAATAAGAAACAAAAATTGGATAAGAATGGACACTTACTTTATAGAATAGCCTCAGTTGCAGTGTGCTTGCTTCACTCGCACCCTGTGTACAGTCAAAATTACATTGCGAGACAAAATGGTAATGTTGGTCGGATGGTTGCTTGTACTGTCACATACTTGCAAGAGAGCCAACATGTCGTCTGCTAGTCTCTGTTGGCTGCCTATGACATTAGGTAGCAATTCGTGTAGTAGTTCGATGCACATGGTGACTGTGACAAGACGAACACGACTTCCTAATGAGATATAGGGGAAGACGTTAAAAACATatcatatacagtatatgtacaCTAGGTGTTTGGTGATGAAAACAGCATGTAtgcctgtctatctgcatTTGCTATGTACGTGCACTGACCAAAAAGAGACAGATGAAGATCGAGCTGGACAGGAAGCAGACACCTGACCTACAGTGATGACATTCATATTTATGACTGCACATGTGGTAAATCTGTCACCAAGGCTACTGGTTATCATCAGGTTACTTGAAAGATACGGAAATATTTTGGatcttcatttgtctgtgtcacCGGACTGTCTAACTCATCTTCAAATCCACCATTACAAAGAAACTAAGAAATATTCCACCTCTGAAAGTCACGTTTGACATCTCAGGTTGTGACATGAAACTGGCTCTAACAGAGATTTAGCTGCTGCAATGGTTAGGCCTAGGAGTTTCAACATATTTGCAACTATTGCCACTGCTATGTAAGGGGTAGCTAGGTTAAGTATAATACGTTTCATTTGTCATGGAACTAGTTTGGTAGGAAAGCAGACTGAATCTTATCTCAATCAACTGCCAAAAAAGACAAAGGGATGAACTAGAAAATCCAATAAAGAAATACTATAGATATGGAAATTTAAGGTATTCTCACACTGCCAATGTTAGTATTACAACATGTAAGCATTGACGACTCAGCATACCGTGGCCACAAATCTTCTCCATCAGTAGAATCACCGCCGCTACCAATTCATCATGATATTGTGGCTGTCCCTACATAACCATTTGTTGTACTAAATGAGTGCCAATGAACAACAGTAACATACAGTCACAACAGATGGAATGAGATGTGTCTTTCCTAGTAGCTCCTTGTCAACTCCTGCACAAAAGTGAGCATTTTTCAACTACAAGATTCATAAAATGAAATAATGCTTACCTTTGTTAGTGACAAGTGCATACATTAAACAGAGAGCAAACAATGGTTCCAAGTCTGACTCATTAAAGGACAGTGCATTTAGAACAGCAGTCATGTATGCTCTGCAAATGACAAGGTcggtttaattaacacaaatacTCAAATAACAAGAGAAAAGGCAAGTACTGTTTATCATCACTGAAAAAGGTAGCAGACTGTCTAagtagacaaactgacaaagtcAGTGGTGCAAATTCCAGATCAGACAAAAAGAAATGACTCAAAACAAAGTACCAAGTGGAACTAGGAGGAAAGACCATAATCTCATTCTCATTGCAAACCTGTCATTTGGGTGCTCCACTGCAGCAATACTTGAAAGATTCTTAGCAGTTGAAGAGTGGGTAACCAGCGTACTTGTTACAAGATCTGGAGGACTAAAGCTCTCCGACACATCAATTTCAACACCTTCCATAGCAGAAGAATTGGAGAGGCCGAGAGGGTCATTAGCCACCGAGTGTACGTTAGCCAACTCAGCTGCTGATGCTTCATCAGACACCTCACAGTCTACAGCACCAAGAGGACCTGCATATTTACCTGCTAGATTTATACTTGTATCTGGTTTTTCCTTTCCAGTTCTGTTAATCTCACCAATGTAAAACGTTGAATTGGCTTCGTACTCAGGTTCTGGTGGCTTGTCACTCTCATGATCATGATCTTGAACAATTTCAGATTCACTTTCTGAGTGAATGACGAAATAGTCAGGAGAATGAGTGCTCTGTCGTGGTAAATTTCCTACTCTTCGCTTACTCGTGATGGGAGACGTTTGGTCCGGTTGTTTGGCAGGAAGAATGGCAGGAACATAACTTAGAGTGGATGCCATTAGAGTGTCTGCTAATGGTTCAGGAGGTGCAACAAATGCTCTGATGCTTCCCATGCTGCCACATTTACCATGAGTCTGCAACATAAAGTCAATAAAATGGATGACCACaccaacagactgacaaacagacagacaaatagacaacagaGATAACTCAAACTGTAGTCACATACCTCAAGCTCTGCAGCTTGTGGTTCACATAATGCTGTATCTCCATTCAAGATAACATCAGCAGCTGAAGAGACCAATGGAGAATAAGACAAAATAAGAAATACCTACAACATATCAAGttcatattatttaatttttagtatGACTAATATGCACATAATGATGCCTCAATCCCACATATAAACATGCTAAAACCAAGAAAACCATCCTCACCCACAATGCctcaaattttgcagaaacacATTGCAAACTGTTTGATTGAAATTTAGTTACCAAATAGCAAACTGACTatgacaacacacagacacacagacagacacacacacagacacacacacacagacacacagacacacacacaaggaaaATTGCTAGCATGGGCTTGAAGTGAGATTTTAAAGCTGCCTACAGTAGCACGAGTGCCTTATCAAAAGAACTATGTAGTACTTTGTAGACACTGTCTCCAGCTTAGCACATTGGCACAGCACTACTGCATTTTGTGGCTAATAACTAGCTGATCTTGCATGTGTACACCTGTGCTGTATATCACAGGTGGAATGCT
This genomic window contains:
- the LOC134185037 gene encoding protein CLEC16A-like isoform X2 — translated: MSSALQRSRQWLSEVLWKPKNPFSLDHLKYLHTVLGRNSVVTERNKSLLVESIRSVAEILIWGDQNDAKVFDFFLEKNMFRAFLKILQQRTNRYVPVQMLQTLNILFENIRNETSIYYLLSNNHVNAFIVHRYDFSDEEVMAYYISFLKTLSLKLNKHTIHFFFNEHLRDFPLYTEAIKFFNHSESMVRIAVRTITLNVYKVGDESTLSFICNRTAVPYFSNLVWFIGKHVLELDNCVKTDADHLRYHQLSELVAEHLDQLHYLNDILCLNIQSLNEVLTDHLLDRLLIPLYIYSLTVDNKAGGTTEDRPSLTRMLALFLLSQVFLILSYSPLVSSAADVILNGDTALCEPQAAELETHGKCGSMGSIRAFVAPPEPLADTLMASTLSYVPAILPAKQPDQTSPITSKRRVGNLPRQSTHSPDYFVIHSESESEIVQDHDHESDKPPEPEYEANSTFYIGKYAGPLGAVDCEVSDEASAAELANVHSVANDPLGLSNSSAMEGVEIDVSESFSPPDLVTSTLVTHSSTAKNLSSIAAVEHPNDRAYMTAVLNALSFNESDLEPLFALCLMYALVTNKGVDKELLGKTHLIPSVVTGQPQYHDELVAAVILLMEKICGHGSRVRLVTVTMCIELLHELLPNVIGSQQRLADDMLALLQGASEASTLQLRLFYKGAQDDIFLDMFEDEFNNVIVDANPLNVEYLMMDASMLLPPTGTPMTGIEFNKRLPCGEVERARRAMQIFFIVRQLWHTLTREIETELPLISGDEAISSNDTLDLNNSDLIACTVMVGERANKQFLVVSPLQLILVEPDKAHLGWGIVQFVAFLQDIEITSDPASSDCIHIVAHHPTAHNSRSATRHKPLLTGKLKFDDHIRCSAARQRIQHGCNHVKFSKMVKIARILQLPSPTSPASLGFGYLAPVTVVHQTAKATTQNKPDGCPGTKSNSFSDLPTQTEDQHPSHKKPRSITMPAVTGEISGEGLSHDIVGTTLQSDTNDNSSSPIQPVADGHRHDVNSQAPTETSQVAADRYEDSSTHHPHCTVHDV
- the LOC134185037 gene encoding protein CLEC16A-like isoform X3 is translated as MSSALQRSRQWLSEVLWKPKNPFSLDHLKYLHTVLGRNSVVTERNKSLLVESIRSVAEILIWGDQNDAKVFDFFLEKNMFRAFLKILQQRTNRYVPVQMLQTLNILFENIRNETSIYYLLSNNHVNAFIVHRYDFSDEEVMAYYISFLKTLSLKLNKHTIHFFFNEHLRDFPLYTEAIKFFNHSESMVRIAVRTITLNVYKVGDESTLSFICNRTAVPYFSNLVWFIGKHVLELDNCVKTDADHLRYHQLSELVAEHLDQLHYLNDILCLNIQSLNEVLTDHLLDRLLIPLYIYSLTVDNKAGGTTEDRPSLTRMLALFLLSQVFLILSYSPLVSSAADVILNGDTALCEPQAAELETHGKCGSMGSIRAFVAPPEPLADTLMASTLSYVPAILPAKQPDQTSPITSKRRVGNLPRQSTHSPDYFVIHSESESEIVQDHDHESDKPPEPEYEANSTFYIGPLGAVDCEVSDEASAAELANVHSVANDPLGLSNSSAMEGVEIDVSESFSPPDLVTSTLVTHSSTAKNLSSIAAVEHPNDRAYMTAVLNALSFNESDLEPLFALCLMYALVTNKGVDKELLGKTHLIPSVVTGQPQYHDELVAAVILLMEKICGHGSRVRLVTVTMCIELLHELLPNVIGSQQRLADDMLALLQGASEASTLQLRLFYKGAQDDIFLDMFEDEFNNVIVDANPLNVEYLMMDASMLLPPTGTPMTGIEFNKRLPCGEVERARRAMQIFFIVRQLWHTLTREIETELPLISGDEAISSNDTLDLNNSDLIACTVMVGERANKQFLVVSPLQLILVEPDKAHLGWGIVQFVAFLQDIEITSDPASSDCIHIVAHHPTAHNSRSATRHKPLLTGKLKFDDHIRCSAARQRIQHGCNHVKFSKMVKIARILQLPSPTSPASLGFGYLAPVTVVHQTAKATTQNKPDGCPGTKSNSFSDLPTQTEDQHPSHKKPRSITMPAVTGEISGEGLSHDIVGTTLQSDTNDNSSSPIQPVADGHRHDVNSQAPTETSQVAADRYEDSSTHHPHCTVHDV
- the LOC134185037 gene encoding protein CLEC16A-like isoform X1 — its product is MSSALQRSRQWLSEVLWKPKNPFSLDHLKYLHTVLGRNSVVTERNKSLLVESIRSVAEILIWGDQNDAKVFDFFLEKNMFRAFLKILQQRTNRYVPVQMLQTLNILFENIRNETSIYYLLSNNHVNAFIVHRYDFSDEEVMAYYISFLKTLSLKLNKHTIHFFFNEHLRDFPLYTEAIKFFNHSESMVRIAVRTITLNVYKVGDESTLSFICNRTAVPYFSNLVWFIGKHVLELDNCVKTDADHLRYHQLSELVAEHLDQLHYLNDILCLNIQSLNEVLTDHLLDRLLIPLYIYSLTVDNKAGGTTEDRPSLTRMLALFLLSQVFLILSYSPLVSSAADVILNGDTALCEPQAAELETHGKCGSMGSIRAFVAPPEPLADTLMASTLSYVPAILPAKQPDQTSPITSKRRVGNLPRQSTHSPDYFVIHSESESEIVQDHDHESDKPPEPEYEANSTFYIGEINRTGKEKPDTSINLAGKYAGPLGAVDCEVSDEASAAELANVHSVANDPLGLSNSSAMEGVEIDVSESFSPPDLVTSTLVTHSSTAKNLSSIAAVEHPNDRAYMTAVLNALSFNESDLEPLFALCLMYALVTNKGVDKELLGKTHLIPSVVTGQPQYHDELVAAVILLMEKICGHGSRVRLVTVTMCIELLHELLPNVIGSQQRLADDMLALLQGASEASTLQLRLFYKGAQDDIFLDMFEDEFNNVIVDANPLNVEYLMMDASMLLPPTGTPMTGIEFNKRLPCGEVERARRAMQIFFIVRQLWHTLTREIETELPLISGDEAISSNDTLDLNNSDLIACTVMVGERANKQFLVVSPLQLILVEPDKAHLGWGIVQFVAFLQDIEITSDPASSDCIHIVAHHPTAHNSRSATRHKPLLTGKLKFDDHIRCSAARQRIQHGCNHVKFSKMVKIARILQLPSPTSPASLGFGYLAPVTVVHQTAKATTQNKPDGCPGTKSNSFSDLPTQTEDQHPSHKKPRSITMPAVTGEISGEGLSHDIVGTTLQSDTNDNSSSPIQPVADGHRHDVNSQAPTETSQVAADRYEDSSTHHPHCTVHDV